Genomic DNA from Pseudomonas fluorescens:
GTATTCCTCAGGGATCAGGAACAGGCTTTCATCGCGGGACTTCAAGCCCAGGCCCACGCGGCTGGAAATCACCGATACCGGAATCGACAGCATCAGCGAGCCGACAATCGGCACCAGCCACCACAGGAAGCTCGGGTTCAGCCAGATCACCAGCAAGGCCCAGAAGAAGCCCAGCAAGGTTTGCGGACCGTGGCGCTTGACCGCTTCGCTCCATGGCGTGGAGTCGTCGTCACGTTGTGGCGAGTTCCAGGTTGCAGCCCAGCCCAGGAATGCGGCAAGCACGAAACGGGTGTGGAAAATCATCCGCACTGGCGCCAGCAGCATGGAGAACAGCATCTCCAGGAGCATCGACAGCGTCACCTTGAACTTGCCACCGAACTCCTTCGCACCCTTGGCCCAGATCAGCACGATACTCAGCAACTTGGGTAGGAACAGCAGCACGATGGTGGTGGAGAACAGGGCGATGGCTTTTTCCGGGTGCCATTGTGGCCACAACGGATAGAGCTGACGCGGCTCGAGGAAGTACTGCGGCTCCATCAGCGTGTTCACCGCCAACAACGCAGTGGACAGCACCAGGAAGAAGAACCACAGCGGCGCCGACAGGTAGGACATCACGCCAGTCAGGAACACCGCACGGTGCACCGGGTGCATGCCCTTGACCAGGAACAGCCGGAAGTTCATCAGGTTGCCGTGGCACCAGCGACGGTCACGCTTGAGTTCGTCCAGCAGGTTCGGCGGCAGTTCTTCGTAGCTGCCCGGCAGGTCATAGGCAATCCACACGCCCCAGCCGGCACGGCGCATCAGCGCCGCTTCGACGAAGTCGTGGGACAGGATGGCACCGGCGAACGCGCCTTTACCGGGCAGCGGCGCCAGCGCGCAGTGCTCGATGAACGGCTTCATGCGAATGATCGCGTTGTGGCCCCAGTAGTGGGATTCACCCAACTGCCAGAAGTGCAGGCCGGCGGTGAACAGCGGGCCGTACACCCGGGTGGCGAACTGCTGCATGCGCGCATACAGCGTGTCCATGCCCGAGGCACGTGGCGCGGTCTGGATGATGCCAGCGTCCGGCGTGGCTTCCATCAGGCGCACCAGGCTGGTCAGGCACGTACCGCTCATGACGCTGTCAGCGTCGAGCACGACCATGTACTTGTAGTCGCTGCCCCAACGACGGCAGAAGTCGTCGAGGTTGCCGCTCTTGCGCTTCACGCGACGGCGACGGCGGCGATAGAAGATCTTGCCGAAGCCCCCGGCTTCACGGCAGACATCCAGCCAGGCCTGCTGCTCGGCTACGCAAATATCGGTCTCGTTACTGTCGCTGAGCACGAAGAAGTCGAAACGATCCAAGTCACCGGTGGCAGCCACCGACTCGAAGGTTGCGCGCAAACCGGCGAATACCCGCGGTACGTCTTCGTTGCAGATCGGCATCACCAGTGCGGTGCGGGCGTCCTTGGGAATCGGCTCGTTGCCGGCGCTGGCACCGGAGATGCGGTACTTGTCGTGACCGGTGAGCAATTCGAGAAAGCCCATCAGCGCCGTCCAGAAACCCGCCGACACCCAGCAGAACAGGATCCCGAACAGGATCAGGATGCTGGTTTGCAACGCATACGGCAGCACTTGCGTGGCCGTCTGCAACAGCGGTTGGTGCAGGACTTCGTCCAGGTCCACCAGCGACCAGCCTTGGTACGGCATGATGCCTTTCATGTACCAACCGGCAACGATGGTCTGGCCGAGCATCAGGATCAACAGGATGTAGCGGCGGATCGAACCCACGGTACGCCAGCGTGCATGGGGCAGCACGCGCTCATCCTTGGGCGGCTTCGGCGGGTTGGTACGCCCGGTCAGGCGCCGCCAACCGCGCACCAGGATATTGGTGCGCCACGGTTCCGGCACGACCTTGGTCCGGCGAATCGGCGGCGTCGCCTTCAAGCACACCCGGCCGTTGGCATCGAGGGCCAGCATTTCGGCGTCCTCGAGTTCCTCGGCGGTGCTCAGCGTCAGGCGTCGGCCCACCGAGGCTTGCGCCGCCTCGTTGGGTGCGTCGAATGTCGAGGAAGCCAAGCGTTCATGCAATTGGCTGAATGACGTGCAGCCCGCCAGCTCGGCGCGCTGCTCGTCGGTCATCGGCAAGTGGGCCAGATACTCACTGAGAGTCTCTGGTCGTACGGACGTATTACTCATCGGCAGGCAACTGGTAGCTCCAGGTCTCAGTCAGGACTTGTTCAGTCTGTTCCGGTTCCTGTTGGGTTGGGATCGGCTCGGCGACGGCGGTGGATGCCTTGACGGCCTTGGTTTCTTTCTGCTCGCCGGCTTGCTCGTTGGCTTGCTCTTTTTCGCTCTGCTGCTTGGCGACCTTGTCGGCCTTGGCCAGCGTGGCCACGGAATGCGCGGTGGCTGGGAGTTCGACAGGAACAAGCGGCCTGACCAAGGCGGCACGCATCTCGGTCGCTTTGCTCGGGTCCTTGATCTTCAGGCGCAGCGTCAGGCGCCAGCCCTTGGTTTCAGGGTTGTAGCGCACACTGTTCTCGACGATCTCGGCGTTGTCACCAACGCTCACCTGGCTACGCACTTCGGCTTCTTCAGGCAGCGCTTGCAGGGACGGCCCTTCGAAATCCACCAGGTAGGCCACGCTACCGTCCGGTTGACGGATCAGGTTGGACTGCTTCACGTCACCGGTCGAACGCAGGGTCTGCTTGACCCAGGCGCTGTCTGGCGAGTGCAGGTTGGCTTCGTCGAGGGTCCAGTGCAGACGGTAGGCGAAGTCCAGTGGCTGGCCTGGTTCAGGCAGTTTTTCCGGGCTCCAGAACGCAACGATGTTGTCGTTGGTTTCGTCGGCGGTCGGGATTTCAACCAGATCGACAGTCCCTTTGCCCCAATCGCCTTTCGGTTCGATCCAGGCGCTTGGACGTTTTTCGTAACGG
This window encodes:
- the mdoH gene encoding glucans biosynthesis glucosyltransferase MdoH, whose translation is MSNTSVRPETLSEYLAHLPMTDEQRAELAGCTSFSQLHERLASSTFDAPNEAAQASVGRRLTLSTAEELEDAEMLALDANGRVCLKATPPIRRTKVVPEPWRTNILVRGWRRLTGRTNPPKPPKDERVLPHARWRTVGSIRRYILLILMLGQTIVAGWYMKGIMPYQGWSLVDLDEVLHQPLLQTATQVLPYALQTSILILFGILFCWVSAGFWTALMGFLELLTGHDKYRISGASAGNEPIPKDARTALVMPICNEDVPRVFAGLRATFESVAATGDLDRFDFFVLSDSNETDICVAEQQAWLDVCREAGGFGKIFYRRRRRRVKRKSGNLDDFCRRWGSDYKYMVVLDADSVMSGTCLTSLVRLMEATPDAGIIQTAPRASGMDTLYARMQQFATRVYGPLFTAGLHFWQLGESHYWGHNAIIRMKPFIEHCALAPLPGKGAFAGAILSHDFVEAALMRRAGWGVWIAYDLPGSYEELPPNLLDELKRDRRWCHGNLMNFRLFLVKGMHPVHRAVFLTGVMSYLSAPLWFFFLVLSTALLAVNTLMEPQYFLEPRQLYPLWPQWHPEKAIALFSTTIVLLFLPKLLSIVLIWAKGAKEFGGKFKVTLSMLLEMLFSMLLAPVRMIFHTRFVLAAFLGWAATWNSPQRDDDSTPWSEAVKRHGPQTLLGFFWALLVIWLNPSFLWWLVPIVGSLMLSIPVSVISSRVGLGLKSRDESLFLIPEEYAPPQELLSTDQYTHENRWHALKDGFIRAVVDPQQNALAYALATSRHGKAEPIEWLRVERVRHALKTGPAGLSNAERLALLSDPVALSRLHEQVWSEGHPEWLAAWRESVKADPHAPLLPLQPVSVQPQVA